The genome window TTGCTACCCCAGCTGTCATTGCCGGCGTAGTTCTGGTCGGCATTGCCCCAGCCGCCTTGATCGCTGGCCGGTGCGGGTTGCTCGATGATTTCCTCCACCACCTGCGGCTGCTGGTTGTGATGGAACAGGCTGCTGATACCTTCGGCGAGCAACACACCACCGGCCACGCCGGCAGCAGTTTTCATCGCGCCGCCGAGGAAGCCACTGCCGATGGGGGCCGCTGGCGCCTGCGGCGGTTGTTGATAGTTCTGCTGGGGGGCGCCGTAGTTCTGCTGCGGCGCAGGCTGGCTGAAGCCTGGCCGTCCCGGTTCACGCCAGCCGCCACCGGAAGCAGCCGGGGCGCTCTGCGCGGGTTGCGGGTCGCGGGAGCCACCGCCAAAGATGCTCGACAGGAACCCACCGCTGGCCGGAGCAGGCTGCGCGGACGCTTTGGCCTGTTGCAGCTCGTCCTGCAATTGCTGGATCTGCTGCGCCTGCTGCTTGTTCTGCGCGTCGAGGCTCTTGAGCGCATGTTCCTGCACCAGGATCGACTGGGTCATGTAGTACCCGGCCGCCGGTTGGCGCGTCATGTGCTCCTTGATCCGCGCTTCGGCCTGGGCGTCGCGGGGGGCTGAGTCCGTTTCGGCTTGTTGCAACCGTGAAAACAGTCCATCGATCAGGGTTTGCTCTTCGCTGTTCATGGCGACCTCGTTAGATTGCCGGTAGAAATCGTGGTGTCGCCTGTGATCAGGCGCCATTCCAGTTATGGGGGTGTTACGAGTTGTTTCAATAGTCTTTACTCAAGGTTTACGTTTGCTTACCGCCGGTGATGATCGGTTAAAGTGTTGCCCTTGCTTTCAGGCCTGCGATGAACTTGATGAATCCGTTAGACGTGCTGCGCGACTCCTTCCGTTTCACCCAACGCAACCTGGGCGCCATCGTCCAGTTGTGCTTGCCGTTGGTGATTTTCGAAGCCCTGCTGCAACAGGTGCTCAACCACATCGTGGGCGAGGATGCATTCCCCGGCTACAGCGTGGTGGTGGGGTTGCTGGTGTACCCGCTGTACACCGGGGCGTTGATCCTGTTTCTGGATGCCCGCACCCGTGGCGAGTCGCCGCGCACCAAGGATGTATGGGCCATGGCCCTGACCCTGTGGCCACGCTTTGCCCTGCTGACGGCCATGAGCACACTGCTGATTCTGCTAGGGTTGTCGCTGTATTTCCTGCCGGGCCTGTGGCTGATGGTGGTGCTGGCGTTTGCCGAGTACCTGCTGGTGCTGCGCGGCATGCCGGCGCTGGAAGCGATGAAGGAAAGTTTCCGCCTGAGCCGTGGGCATTTCTGGCGAATCCTGGTGTGCCTGCTGTGCGTGATGACGCCACTGTGGCTGCTCAAGGGTGCCAGTGTGGCGGCCTACCCCACGCCTGCGCCGCTGCTGGGCCTGTTTCTGGACAGCGCCCACAGCTTCCTGCAGCTGTTTACCAGCGTGGTGCTGTTCCGTTTATTCATGCTGATCGGTGGCGATGCCGACGCGCGGTGATATGCTCCGTGCCACCTCTGAAACGCTATAAGCCGAGCCGATGACCCGTTTATTGCGCATCACCTTGCTGAGCCTGCTGATCATCGCGGGGCTGTTTGCAGCCATGGTCTACAGCCTGACCTGGCGCCCCGAGCCCAAGGAAACCCTGCCGGTGAGTTGCGTCGCGCCGCGTGCGCCCACGCTGCTGCCGGGGCAGGCGCTCAAGGTCATGACCTGGAACGTGCAATACCTGGCCGGCAAGAACTATGTGTTCTGGTACGACACCGCCGATGGCAGCGGCCCGGATGACCGCCCCACCGTTGAGGACATGGCCGCCAGCCTCGACGAAGTGGCGCGAGTGATCCGCGACGAACAACCCGACATCCTGCTGTTGCAGGAACTCGACGAAAACGCCAAGCCTTCCCACTATCAGGACCAACTGGCCCTGCTGCAAGAACGCCTGGTCGACCTGTACCCATGCAGCGCCCAGGCCTTCGACTGGAAAGCCG of Pseudomonas azotoformans contains these proteins:
- a CDS encoding YciC family protein; this encodes MNPLDVLRDSFRFTQRNLGAIVQLCLPLVIFEALLQQVLNHIVGEDAFPGYSVVVGLLVYPLYTGALILFLDARTRGESPRTKDVWAMALTLWPRFALLTAMSTLLILLGLSLYFLPGLWLMVVLAFAEYLLVLRGMPALEAMKESFRLSRGHFWRILVCLLCVMTPLWLLKGASVAAYPTPAPLLGLFLDSAHSFLQLFTSVVLFRLFMLIGGDADAR
- a CDS encoding DUF2076 domain-containing protein encodes the protein MNSEEQTLIDGLFSRLQQAETDSAPRDAQAEARIKEHMTRQPAAGYYMTQSILVQEHALKSLDAQNKQQAQQIQQLQDELQQAKASAQPAPASGGFLSSIFGGGSRDPQPAQSAPAASGGGWREPGRPGFSQPAPQQNYGAPQQNYQQPPQAPAAPIGSGFLGGAMKTAAGVAGGVLLAEGISSLFHHNQQPQVVEEIIEQPAPASDQGGWGNADQNYAGNDSWGSNNSDSFADSDYSDDSSSFGDDDSFV